The following proteins are encoded in a genomic region of Gossypium hirsutum isolate 1008001.06 chromosome D05, Gossypium_hirsutum_v2.1, whole genome shotgun sequence:
- the LOC107957903 gene encoding uncharacterized protein isoform X1, with translation MNMSASQCGSGCESGWTLYLDQSSYSQKRCQKFSRSFRVEDEEQDLSMVSDASSGPRHYCQDYEECLDENGSFCSAPAPPEPAKKSSKNKKKIKEHGSNQQHSYLDDTASSPVVSFSKERSFNRFVGLFTRLLGYTYKGEISIPQKNWFLEIWENKFKRFRWFPGRKLGMTKRVNCNSFCLYYCMQLLWREKTGRNLLKQKKKKKKSIRSQRDPVPSFYYCFSFHL, from the exons ATGAATATGTCAGCTTCACAATGTGGTAGTGGTTGTGAATCGGGTTGGACTTTATACTTAGATCAATCCTCATATTCTCAAAAAAGGTGTCAAAAGTTTAGTAGAAGCTTCCGGGTTGAAGATGAGGAGCAGGACTTATCCATGGTGTCGGATGCATCTTCTGGCCCAAGACATTATTGCCAAGATTACGAGGAATGCCTTGATGAAAATGGGAGCTTCTGTTCTGCTCCTGCACCCCCTGAACCAGCTAAGAAAAGcagcaaaaataaaaagaaaatcaaagaacATGGTAGCAATCAACAGCATTCTTATCTTGATGACACTGCCAGTTCCCCTGTAGTAAGCTTTTCCAAG GAAAGAAGCTTCAATAGATTTGTTGGACTTTTCACAAGGCTTCTCGGGTACACATATAAAG GGGAAATCAGCATTCCACAAAAAAATTGGTTTCTTGAAATCTGGGAAAACAAGTTCAAAAGATTCAG GTGGTTTCCAGGAAGGAAACTGGGAATGACAAAAAGGGTAAACTGTAACAGCTTTTGTCTCTACTACTGCATGCAGCTGCTCTGGAGAGAAAAGACTGGGAGGAATTtgttaaaacaaaaaaagaaaaagaaaaaaagcattAGATCTCAAAGGGATCCTGTACCttccttttattattgtttttcttttcatctttaa
- the LOC107957903 gene encoding protein SOB FIVE-LIKE 5 isoform X2, protein MNMSASQCGSGCESGWTLYLDQSSYSQKRCQKFSRSFRVEDEEQDLSMVSDASSGPRHYCQDYEECLDENGSFCSAPAPPEPAKKSSKNKKKIKEHGSNQQHSYLDDTASSPVVSFSKERSFNRFVGLFTRLLGYTYKGMPPFFQGKSAFHKKIGFLKSGKTSSKDSGGFQEGNWE, encoded by the exons ATGAATATGTCAGCTTCACAATGTGGTAGTGGTTGTGAATCGGGTTGGACTTTATACTTAGATCAATCCTCATATTCTCAAAAAAGGTGTCAAAAGTTTAGTAGAAGCTTCCGGGTTGAAGATGAGGAGCAGGACTTATCCATGGTGTCGGATGCATCTTCTGGCCCAAGACATTATTGCCAAGATTACGAGGAATGCCTTGATGAAAATGGGAGCTTCTGTTCTGCTCCTGCACCCCCTGAACCAGCTAAGAAAAGcagcaaaaataaaaagaaaatcaaagaacATGGTAGCAATCAACAGCATTCTTATCTTGATGACACTGCCAGTTCCCCTGTAGTAAGCTTTTCCAAG GAAAGAAGCTTCAATAGATTTGTTGGACTTTTCACAAGGCTTCTCGGGTACACATATAAAG GTATGCCACCATTTTTTCAGGGGAAATCAGCATTCCACAAAAAAATTGGTTTCTTGAAATCTGGGAAAACAAGTTCAAAAGATTCAG GTGGTTTCCAGGAAGGAAACTGGGAATGA
- the LOC107957903 gene encoding protein SOB FIVE-LIKE 5 isoform X4, with protein sequence MNMSASQCGSGCESGWTLYLDQSSYSQKRCQKFSRSFRVEDEEQDLSMVSDASSGPRHYCQDYEECLDENGSFCSAPAPPEPAKKSSKNKKKIKEHGSNQQHSYLDDTASSPVVSFSKKNCRKEASIDLLDFSQGFSGTHIKVCHHFFRGNQHSTKKLVS encoded by the exons ATGAATATGTCAGCTTCACAATGTGGTAGTGGTTGTGAATCGGGTTGGACTTTATACTTAGATCAATCCTCATATTCTCAAAAAAGGTGTCAAAAGTTTAGTAGAAGCTTCCGGGTTGAAGATGAGGAGCAGGACTTATCCATGGTGTCGGATGCATCTTCTGGCCCAAGACATTATTGCCAAGATTACGAGGAATGCCTTGATGAAAATGGGAGCTTCTGTTCTGCTCCTGCACCCCCTGAACCAGCTAAGAAAAGcagcaaaaataaaaagaaaatcaaagaacATGGTAGCAATCAACAGCATTCTTATCTTGATGACACTGCCAGTTCCCCTGTAGTAAGCTTTTCCAAG AAGAACTGCAGGAAAGAAGCTTCAATAGATTTGTTGGACTTTTCACAAGGCTTCTCGGGTACACATATAAAG GTATGCCACCATTTTTTCAGGGGAAATCAGCATTCCACAAAAAAATTGGTTTCTTGA
- the LOC107957903 gene encoding protein SOB FIVE-LIKE 5 isoform X3 — protein sequence MNMSASQCGSGCESGWTLYLDQSSYSQKRCQKFSRSFRVEDEEQDLSMVSDASSGPRHYCQDYEECLDENGSFCSAPAPPEPAKKSSKNKKKIKEHGSNQQHSYLDDTASSPVVSFSKKNCRKEASIDLLDFSQGFSGTHIKGKSAFHKKIGFLKSGKTSSKDSGGFQEGNWE from the exons ATGAATATGTCAGCTTCACAATGTGGTAGTGGTTGTGAATCGGGTTGGACTTTATACTTAGATCAATCCTCATATTCTCAAAAAAGGTGTCAAAAGTTTAGTAGAAGCTTCCGGGTTGAAGATGAGGAGCAGGACTTATCCATGGTGTCGGATGCATCTTCTGGCCCAAGACATTATTGCCAAGATTACGAGGAATGCCTTGATGAAAATGGGAGCTTCTGTTCTGCTCCTGCACCCCCTGAACCAGCTAAGAAAAGcagcaaaaataaaaagaaaatcaaagaacATGGTAGCAATCAACAGCATTCTTATCTTGATGACACTGCCAGTTCCCCTGTAGTAAGCTTTTCCAAG AAGAACTGCAGGAAAGAAGCTTCAATAGATTTGTTGGACTTTTCACAAGGCTTCTCGGGTACACATATAAAG GGGAAATCAGCATTCCACAAAAAAATTGGTTTCTTGAAATCTGGGAAAACAAGTTCAAAAGATTCAG GTGGTTTCCAGGAAGGAAACTGGGAATGA